The Triticum urartu cultivar G1812 chromosome 5, Tu2.1, whole genome shotgun sequence genome contains the following window.
TCCTCAATCACTGAGCATGGTGAGGATTCCTGTTCTCATGAACCCATTGGCTCCTCAATGAACCCTATTGCTGCGATTAGATTGTCATCTTCTTACATTTCTTCTCAAGTGTGCACCCTTAATGATCTCAATTGTCAAAGCAAGTCAGACAGTAGTGCTTGTTTAGCAATTGACTTGAAAAATTCTCTTGCTGGAGAGAAAACGCTCGCAGTTTCTTTGTCAGAAGACAACAGTTGCACTCCAGGTCCTGACTTCTTGCGTGAGTTTGATTCCCAGAATCAACAGAATGCTGAATGTTCCACTCTAAGGAAATCAGTAGAGTCTACAACATCTGCAGATCAGGTGCCACAATTTGGTAATCCACTTGATACAGAACCAGCTTCATCTGACAGCACAACAGATTTGCATGGTTCTTTGTGTAATGAAGCGGAGCCTAATTCAGCAGAAGAACCAAGTACTGATGGTGGAGCGGAGTTTGACTCAGATAGTCCACCAATTGGCAATGAACTTCAGCTGTTAATAGAGTGTGACCATGACCATGATTATAGGAGTACAGAATCTTCCCCTATACAGGTAGCAGCACATATGCCTTGTGCTGATTTTAGTGATTCGAAAGAAGTCTGCAAGACAGAAACACATGATTCATTGGCAGTGGGAAGACGGCCTGCTTTGTTGGACGAACCCAATACTGAAGATGATATGGATCTTGACTCAGATAGTCCACTGGTTGGCAAGGAAGAGGTGATAATAGGGTGTGAGAGTGACCATGATTATAGAAGTACAGAATGTTCCCCTATGGAACCAGCAGTACCTGTGCCTTGTATTGATCTTAGCGATTTAGAAGAAGTCACACTTGACTGTAAGACAGAAACACATGATTCTTTGGCAGTGGAAAGACGGTCTGCTTTATTGGAAGAACCAAATGCTGAAGACGATATGGATCTTGACACAAATGAGTTGTCAGCTCTAGAGGATGCATCACCTATAGGGTATGCCTGCACCAAGTATATCGAATGCATAAAGTTAACTGGCTTCAATTGCACAGCGCATTGATTATGTCTTGTTCTTATCTTTTGCAGAAAGAACAAGGCGGCGCACAAATCAGGCGCAAATACCATCCTTAAAGATCATCTAAAACAACTGGTACCATTTTCGGAAGAATGGCTTGCTGTCATGGAGGCTTGTGGGGAGGTCAGTTTACTTGAACACCACTGCATTTCAAACCTGGCATTCATATGAATTTAGTTCAGGTGGTTATCTTAATTCTGTACATGTGATGTTCTATATACAGCTGTAATGTGCCAGATCTCTCCCCACCCTTGAGCGACCAACATAATTCTTTAGTTTTATAGTCCTGCTTCTGTATATTAGTTATGATGAATCCGATGAAGCATCTGCATGccatatactccctctgtaaactaatataagagtgtttagataaCTAAATTAGTGATctaacgctcttatattagtttacggagggagtaactGGCAGTTACAAGTTTCATCGAATATATCACTATTTTCAGCACGATGTTTTTACCTGATGGGTAAATGAAATACATTTTAACAGGAAGTTCTGGAACAGAAGAGTGGAGCTGTGCAAAATTCTCCTACGGACAAATCTACCCCAGAACCCAGTCCGTGGTCACCGGTACGTAATTGCAAATATGGAACTCATCTTCCCTAAACATGCATCAAGTGTCGCTTTAATATTTCCATACTCCTTAGCTTTAGAGAGTGTACATGCAATGAATCTTTACAGAACTTGCAGTGCTTTGTATAGTTCTTATAAGAAATTccattcttttcttttcttttctttctgaGGAGAGAAGCAAATGCACTGGTTAGGATCAGTGGATGCACTTTTCGTTGCATTTCTTGTGACTTTGTTCAAGAGATTTTGCATGTGTCTTTGTAGGTTAAACGCAAAGCTCAAGATGTCGGTCCATTTGACTGTACCAAGTACTCCAAAAGCGTTCGAACATCTGACACGCCTTAACCTGCACTTCACCTTCTCTTGAGGTACCATCAGGGAGCAGACTCGCTGTACAAAGTCACGCAGAGCTCAGCTCGGAGTGTTGTCACTCCTGTGATCTACCACTGGATCTTATTTTGTCCAATCCAACAGCCTCGTTGAAGTGCTTTTGTTGTCCAATCCAACAATCTTATTTTGATTAAATTGTACGTATAATCAACACTGTTGACATCACACGCCACAAGCAATGCTTGTGTGGTAAATAAAGAGATAACTTCTTCTGTTTCTTCGGAATCCTCAATAAGCTACTAATTGGTGTTTGGACATTATGTCTGGCAAGGTAAAATTTCTTATGTCTGAAATCTAATAGAGCGAGCAACATTATGAGATGGAAGATTCCTTCATACAGGGTAAAATTTCCTTGCTGCCATTATGCAATGATGGTTGATGATATATGATAAAACAGATAAAACAACAGCATTATGTACTGGCATCTAATAGAGCGAGCAACATCATGAGATGAAGATTCATTCATACAGGGTAAAATTTCCATACTGCCATTATGCATTGATAGTTGATGATATGAGGCAACAACAGCATTATGCACCGGCATCTCTTTGCGAGTTTGTAATTGTCAAAACTTTTGCGGGAGGAGTGAGGGATCTCTACTCTAGCTGGTCGTCGTCGTTgtcctcgtcgccgccgccgacgagggGCCCGATCCGCCACTCGCTGCCATAGTAGGAGTTGGGCAGGCCGAGCCAGAACTTGAATGCCTCCGccgcgcgcttgcgctccctccgGCGGTCCTGCCTGGCCTGCGACGCGTGCTTGCTGGTGAACATCCTCGAGTGCATCTCGATGTAGATCTTCTTGTACTTGGTCTTGTTGGGCGCGATGCCGTTCTCCTCCATGCACGCCACGATCTCCAGCGCCTTCTTGAAGAAGGCGCCGCGCACGCACACGTCCGCCAGCGCGTCCAGGAGCTCCTCGTCCGGCTTCAGCGCCGGcttgccgctgccgctgccggcCTCGCACCGCTCCTTCACCTCGTTCCACAGCAGCAGCGCCTCCCCGGGCTTTCGGGCGACGGCGATCCCCTTGGCCAGGCTGCCGTACGTCGCCACGTCCGGCTGCACGCCGCTCTCCTTCATCCTCTCCACCGTCTGCTTCGCCGTCTCCAGCATCCCTTGCTGGCAGTACCCTTCCACCAGCATGTTCCACGCCGGCCTGTCCACCGTCACCCTCGGGTCCTTCTCCATCTCCTCGAACACCTTGTgcgccaccttgggctgccccgacgccgcgaACGCCTTCATCAGCGTCGTGTAGCTCACCGTCGACGGCGCCACCCCGCGCGTCCGCATCTCGTTGAACAGGGCCAGCGCGCCGGCGCTGTCGTCCATCAGGACGCACCCGTCGATGAGGGTGTTGTACGTCACCACGTCGGCCTCGATGCCGGCCTCCGTCGTCATCTCCTCCAAGAGCTCCCTTGCCCTGCTCATCTGTAGCTGCTGGCAGTACCCCTTGATGAGCACGTTGTACGTCACCCGGCTCGCCGGGACCCCTGCTCTCGCCATCTCGTCGAGCACGGCGTGCGCGCGCTCCATGTCGCCGGCAGCCGCGAGGGTCGAGACCACCGTCGTGTACGTGACGTGGTCTGGCCGGCTCGCCGGCATCGTCTCCCCCTCCCGCCGCATGGCGCGCGCCATGGTCACCACGTCGTCCACGCGTCCGGCGTTCATGTACCCCTTCATCAGCGTGGTGTACACCCTCGAGTTGGGTGGGTACGTTTTCGACAGCAACGGCGCCTCGGTGCCTTCCTCCGGCTTTGGTCCGACGATGTCCTCGAGCACGTCGCTGTGCTCGTCGACGACGATAGCAATGCCCTTCTCGTCGTTTCCTTCCACTGCGACATGCCTCAGCAGGAGGCAGACGTCGCTGCGGCCGTCCCGCATGGCCTGCACTATCCTCTCCGCCGTGGGGATGTCGCCGAAGCCGACGTAGGCGGCGACGAGGGAGTGGAAGGTGGTGGCGCAGGGGGCGAGGCCGGAGGAGAGTATCCGCTCGAGCACGCGCGCGACGAGGTCCCGGCGTCCGGCGCGCGCGCACATCTTGATGGCGACGTTGTAGGTGAGGGCGTCAGGGGCCGCGCCAGGCCAGCTGCGCATCTCGTCGAACAGCTGGCGGAAGCGGCGGCAGTCGCCGGCGTCGGCGCAGGCGCTGAGCGCGGTGTTGAACGCGGCCGTGTCGGGGAGCGCGAAGGACGCCGAGCTGGAGTCCGGAGCGCGGCGGAGGTGGTGGAGAACGGCGTCGAAGAGGCGGAGCGCGTGGGCGGGGCGGAGACGGGAGATGGCGGCTGTGTAGGCGCGGCGGTCGGGGAGAAGGCCACGGCGGAGCATGGAGAGGAGGAGGGAGTAGGCGAGGCGGGCGCTGCCGGAGCGggccgcggcggaggcggcgagggAGAGGGAGTTGGCGTCGAGGAGGTTGAGGCCGCCCTGGGCGCGGAGGCGGTGCAGCAGGCCCGCGGCGCGGGAGAAGGTGTGGGAGGATGTGGACCTGTAGGAGAGCTGCGCGAGGAGGCGGGAGGCCGCGGTGGGGGACTCGgggagggagggggaggcggcGAAGAGGCGGTAGGCGGCGTCCGTTTCTCCGGCGCGGAGGAGAGCAAGGAGGGCGTCATCGTCTTCGTGGGTAGTAGAGAGCGGTGGGGCGGGAGAAATGGCCGAGTGTAGGGTGTGGTGGTTGCGCCAGGAAGTGGAGGAGGTGGCGGTGGCCGGCGAGAATGGCGGTGGCGCGGGGAAAGGGGCAGCCGGAGGGCGGGGCTGGGGCTGGAGGCGGGGCTTGCCGTGCCCGTGCAGCATGATGGATGCGCCGCTCTGCTCTGCACAGGGGTGGGGAGGAGAAGAGGAGAGGGAGGGGATGACGCTGACGTGTTAAACTGTGAGTGTCTCAGACTCGAATGCAAAATCCTTTCTTCTTTTGTTTCTGCATGTGGAGCCTCTCCCAAATCGTGGACGAACCTGTACCAAGCTAGCTAACTTGGCCTAGTATCATTCACAGCCCAATGACTCACTACGAGCATTTATAGGCTCTTGACGAATCCGGCTCCTCAAACATCAAGGGACGCGACCAGGCGTGTCCAATCATACCTTATATTTGATGCTATGCATTCAAGTACATCATATTTCATTTTCTACATCCataaaaatcatataaaaaatCCTTCATATTTTGGACATCACGTTAGCCTAACTCCGCTTCGTCGTCGGAGATGTCCATGGCGTCGGTGCCGGGCGTCGGATAGATGCTAGAGCATATCTCTCTAATGGTTTTGATGATTGATGACAATATTATTTGCGGACTAACCATGTGCATTGAACATTTCAGATACTCTCACATATGTATGAGAACCCGGAATTAACTTCCAGACCCTCCTGTGTATATTTGTTCACTCTGTGCGCTCGGTTTATTCGGTTTATATGGTTCGGTTTATACGGTTTTTTGGTTTGTATGGTATTAATACTTCGATAAATATGGTATGAAATTAAAATACGATTCGGTTTCGGTATATACCAAATTGTTTCGGTATGGTTTCGGTATATACCATAATAACCAAAGTTGACGCGAATTTGAAAATGATGTAAATAATTTACAAATTTATGACTCAAAACACATATTGTTTTACACAAATAGTATATAACTATATATATAAGTATATACGCATGCATTAATTCATCTGTTGATGGTTATCGACGTGCTTAGCATTTTAAAAAGAGAAAAATGTCTGTTACAAGAAAAAATTACGTGCTTAGTAGTGAATTTGACTCATGTATAAGAAAATGACAACTTGTATGGTTGTTCATCACAAGAAATATAAAATTATTGTTTACTTCGGTTTATTCGGTTAACCGTTCGGTTTTtggtatataccataaaaaccaTAGTTCAAATCGGTATGAAAAGTTCATACCATACCGAAACCAGAAACCATAAAAACTGTAAATTTGGTTCGGTTCGGTTTATTTTCGGTATGGTTTTTCGGTTCGGTTTTCAAATGCACAGAGTGAATATTTGTCAACCCCATGATCATTGTTGACAACACAGCGAAATGGTATCATTGCACAATGCACAAATGTATTACAAGTTTAATAAATCTTGCCACAAGGCATGTGAGTATAGAACCACTAGAGGTCTAAACGAATAACACAAGCATCACACATACGAGTGATCATGATAAGATACTAAACTAGAATATGCTCTTAATAATAAAGAACAACTACTTAATAGCCAAATAGCCAGTAGCAATAATATTACCGACACATGCTTAAACAAGAGATCAAACTATGCACACTAGGCATATGAGAAAGATACAACTCAACTAACATGAAAGGTAACTATCATATGCATGTGATGAACTATTGCAACAACTATAGAGCACTCATAATACTAACGTATGACAAGTTAAGCATGTATAAGCAACACTAGAATAACTATAAACATGGAGTATAATAAGGCATGAAAGGTTATTAGCATGACATGTCTCGGCTTAAGCATACCACAACTGCAACAACTAGATAAAGTAAATATGACAAGTAGACATGTATGGTCATCACAAGAGATACGAGAGTATGCTACCAATACAATACTACTCATAACTATGACATAATTTAGTTGATATCAACCAACATGACtatcaagcatggcaatagcaCACAAGCCTACATACTAGTTATGACATGTAATCACATTGACTACGCATACAAACATGTAACCAAGTAATAATATATCATGGAATGAACAACATTAAGCAATGCACCATAGTAGCATGAATAGCAGGAACAAGATCATGGCATGCATTTCCTATCTATTACAACTTACACTTGTAAAGAAATAACATAACAACCTGGAATGATCTATAACATGAGTTTTTTTGACTATAAGATCTATAACATGAGTTGATACACCGACACACACTATGCACTCTAGTCATACAATCATAACAACATGGCATAGTATTGATCAAGCAAGAAGTTATTTAATCAAAGAAAGTATGAGATCAACAAACTACTATCATGTGAATCATCTTAATGAAGGCCAACCATATGTGCAATCACACGATAGTACATACTCGCAATGCTATAGCACATGGTAGTAGACAATCAAAACAAGCATTCTACTTGAAGCAATTGTTAACATGGCATGGTAataaaccaatataaataaacaCAAATGATAATTACCAGGATGTAATAAGCTAAGTTCTATGCCACAAGAATAAGCTAGTGATAGAAATGTAAACATGACCTAATGAGACCAACCATGTAATCTTGCATAACAATCATCTACAGAACAAAAGAACAACTAGGCGAAAATATGCTATGCGACAAATAACCACAATGGATTTATCCGCAAACAGGAAATCATTTCATTTGACTTCTAGCATAAAGGATCATGACAATGATTTCAAACCAATAAAACAACATGTGACATGGATGTAAATGAATATGCGAACCATATCCAAGATATATCCATGCTAAGCAAAAATTATAATAATCAAGACATAAAGTAATTCATGATTCAATGAACAAAGCAAAGCTTAGAATAATCCTACGAAATTATAAGCATGGCAAACATTTAACAGAAATTGTACGCATGCATAAGATAGCGCGACATGTTACGCAAAAATATCAGATGAGACAACGTACAAATATATAAtgaataaataaaataaatacttATAATAAATCCATTCAATCGCGTCTAACTCCTAGAATTTATGGAATAATTAGGAGCAGCTCCTAGTCATATAACGAACATACAAATATCATACTAACATAAAAGTTCCCGATCAACTACTATGCGTGTTAATAAATTACAAGAACTAATGTGAAACAAAAGTTTAACACACTACTACAATTAGGCATGAATTATATACATGAAACCATAGAAAACTATATTAAAATCTATAGACATGTCTAACACAAGACAATAACAATACAAACAAAATATTATCTACTTGCGACAACAAAAACTACAATCGGTAAACAAATAAACTAAAAATTTATTTGTCACGCAAAAATTATGAGACCAATAGGATGCACTCTTAGGCATATCATAAACATATGAACAATAACATATTAATGCAAAATTTAACCGATGAACAAATCACATTCAAACTTGGCCAAGGATGACTATAACAAAAATATATACTAAACTcctattgatgaaactagcgatCTAAGTCCACCATGGGGTTACTACGGGCATGAGAAACAAATCACATGTTGAACACAAGATCATCCGAGGAACTAAAAAGTACACGAACATGCCGATGGAATCCGTTCATGCATCGGCGCGAGCAACGGTATAGATAGGATGAACGATCATGTCCACGGGATAGAGTATACGATGGCGAGTACCCGTGCAAAAGGAATTTGATAGAGGCTCACCGTGTTTGACGGAACGGTGCGATGAACTTGACGAAAAGTGTAGACGGACATGTCAAATTGTTCACGTGTGGTCAACGGATTGAATCCTTTCTTCTCTGAATGGAGCTGCAGCATGGAGGAGAATCTTCTAGTGCGAGGGTTCATACGAAGATGATCTGTATCATCGGGATCAATCATCGGTGTCCATGGAGCACCATTCTTTGGAGAGAGTTTCTGGAGAGGTAGAGAAAGGGAGAGGGCAGGGGTTGCTAACGTACTGGAAGAGAAGGTGGAGGCACATAATAAGGTGTGTTTAGTTTGGAAACTGATGGAATTATGGGAGTAAGAGGAGGAGGAGAGTCGTTGGCTATACCTTTCTTCTTCTGTGTATATGCTAACGTACAGAGAAGAGGAAGGAGTAGAGGCGCTAGCTGGTGGGAGAGAAAGGAAGTGGAGAGAAATAGGCAGGGAGGAGGAATTAAAGGAAGGACATCAGTTAACATGCGTGGTGGCTGTTGTCAGTTGTGAACGTGAACCTATAGGAAGGAGAGGAGGTGCTCGTTAAGAGAGCTGGGTGTTGACCCAGTTCGGCTAGGCCCAAGtgggagagaaagaaaaaaaataaggcccaagtgggagagaaagaaaaaaaataaaagttGGCCTTTGGGCCATTCATGTTGAGAGAACAGAGAATAGAAAAATAAAGATGTTGTAGAATGAGCTTAGAAAATTTGGCCTAGAGTTTAACAGATGGAAAAGAATTGACTTCTCTTATTGGAAAATATAGAGAACTAATAGAAGCTGAAACAAATATCAAACAATCCAAGAAATCCACGAAAATGCAGACTCACATGTTTAAATGtgttgaag
Protein-coding sequences here:
- the LOC125508838 gene encoding pentatricopeptide repeat-containing protein At3g09650, chloroplastic, with the translated sequence MLHGHGKPRLQPQPRPPAAPFPAPPPFSPATATSSTSWRNHHTLHSAISPAPPLSTTHEDDDALLALLRAGETDAAYRLFAASPSLPESPTAASRLLAQLSYRSTSSHTFSRAAGLLHRLRAQGGLNLLDANSLSLAASAAARSGSARLAYSLLLSMLRRGLLPDRRAYTAAISRLRPAHALRLFDAVLHHLRRAPDSSSASFALPDTAAFNTALSACADAGDCRRFRQLFDEMRSWPGAAPDALTYNVAIKMCARAGRRDLVARVLERILSSGLAPCATTFHSLVAAYVGFGDIPTAERIVQAMRDGRSDVCLLLRHVAVEGNDEKGIAIVVDEHSDVLEDIVGPKPEEGTEAPLLSKTYPPNSRVYTTLMKGYMNAGRVDDVVTMARAMRREGETMPASRPDHVTYTTVVSTLAAAGDMERAHAVLDEMARAGVPASRVTYNVLIKGYCQQLQMSRARELLEEMTTEAGIEADVVTYNTLIDGCVLMDDSAGALALFNEMRTRGVAPSTVSYTTLMKAFAASGQPKVAHKVFEEMEKDPRVTVDRPAWNMLVEGYCQQGMLETAKQTVERMKESGVQPDVATYGSLAKGIAVARKPGEALLLWNEVKERCEAGSGSGKPALKPDEELLDALADVCVRGAFFKKALEIVACMEENGIAPNKTKYKKIYIEMHSRMFTSKHASQARQDRRRERKRAAEAFKFWLGLPNSYYGSEWRIGPLVGGGDEDNDDDQLE